Within the Hippoglossus hippoglossus isolate fHipHip1 chromosome 20, fHipHip1.pri, whole genome shotgun sequence genome, the region TATTCAGGTGAACTTCATTTAACTTTTGACCTCTGGAACCCTTTGcacttatttgtgttttggaaCAGTTTGTAGATGGTGGGTGGATCAAGAAGCCCTgatgcttttttgttttttttacagggcTCAGCCCTACGTGACTTGATAAGGTGTCTAAAGCAAGGAATACGCCCCGTGTCACGGTCTACGTGTgttcagctgctttttaaaaaccacatttAAGCTTTTCAGAGAACTGATCTGTTCACCACAGGAATACATCTCATAGCCTAAGTGTTAAACTGCCAAAAAACAAGGGTGTTTATTTGCCTACCTAGCATTTCCAACCACCAAATGGTAGATTACTGtaacgtttaaaaaaacatcaacatcgCTGTGGGAACCTGACAGTTGTGTAAAGTGATAGTTCAGATTATCAGTCACTCAGTGTTGCTTACATCTTAATTGTATGTTGTAGACCAATGTTTgattaaatctaaaaaaaaagaaatctagaTATTATTTTACATGATGTAAAAACctacattttcttctcttctatGATCCTGTCATCGTTATTCTGACGTCTAATCTTTTGCTAATCTCTCCCCCATCTAGAGAGCTGTTAGAACAAGTGGCTGAATTTGAGAAGACCGACTTTAAAACCACTGATAAGGTGAGATGAATGTGCAGCTCTGTCACACGTAGACCTTAAAACATCACCACGAGCGTAGTCACCATTAATCATGAGTTCAAAGCGTATTTATACCCACATGGAATTCAGTTACTCGAGAGCAGCCCAGCGATTTATATGTCAGGTCACCCGGCCTTGATATGAAACCAGGCAGCTCAGCAGTCACTCAACACTGTGGCTGACGTGTGGCTTTACACCTATTAACTTTGTAAGGCTGCACTTCACAggatttacacattttcaaacagtAGTCAGTTGTCATCGTCACACTTCTAGGAGAAGGAAGATTGAacagatgttttagttttactgtTACATCTCATGTTCAGTTAAAGCAAAGCAAATGTTTCCCGTTGATAAGTTTGTACTTTTTCTACCAGATAaaccaggaaacaaacaaacccaagtTAGCGCCGCTGAATGAAGGTGGAGTGTCGGAGCTTCTCAACAAGGTAAAGAAACACATTGCATTGGGTTCAACGTGGATAATTATCAGGTTCACACACTCATGTGGATCTGTGCTACGTGTTTCTGCAGGAGATAGCGAGACTACAGGAGGAaaacaataaactgaaaacCAGGCTGCGGACTTTAGAAACCCAGGTATAAAAATCAGTCACATACTTTTTAGTAAAGCAGACCTCTACTCATTTACATTATTAACTATTCATGCTCTGATTAATGTTTCCTAGGCCATGAGTGCACTGGATGAGAGAACCAGGGCCGAGCGAGCTCTGAAGGACCTTCAGAAGGTGCAAGGTGAACAGCAGGTACTGTTCCATGTTTGATCTACAAGTTACTTCATTGTCATCGGTGACATTTTGAGTTTGCTTTCTATTTTACTACTTCAATTTTTTGTTAGTAATTATCATTTACATCAACACTGTCTGTCATTGTGCTTTTTATGCTCTAACTTGGATCTGAAACGGTATGTATGTAGCTGATCAGTGTGTCGTGGAATATAGGAATAGACACCTTGTCCATCGTGGAGAATAAACATGCAACTGAACTggtttgttgtgtctttgtccATCAAGTTTGCTGCTCAATCCCAGGAGATCAACTGTCTAGAGGACACAGTGGCGGCTCTGAAAGAGGACTATGAAAGGTCTCTCAACGCCAACGCCGTCTCCCACAAGGATCTGCAGGAGAACCTGATCTCAGCCAAACATGAACTGCTTCGAGTGCAGGAGCAGCTGACCCTGGCAGAGAAGGTACATCGCTGTGGTCTTCACCcacaagtggaaaaaaacaccaaGTGAAATGCCCTGAAAACCTATTTTCTCTCCATGCAGCCAAAGTTATGAAGTGGTCAGGGCTTAGTTGGTATTAGATGAAGTCACGTGCCTTCTGTGCACCAATTAGAATTTAGCTCAATTTGATTCCACAGTTGTGGGTTTGTTGGCTGACGTTTGTAGGCCACTGTGTCAGTTCAATCTgatcaaatcacacacacacacacacaatcctgattatgtttttttttaattcaaactctTAAGATTCATATCTCAGGATGTAGAAACTGGTGGTGAGTCCGACAAACACCAACGATAAAATGTCCCTTTAGTAGATAAGCAGAAATCAGACACTTGTTTCTCTGGCCTGCTTTCAGGTTGGGCACATTCAGCCTCTGCTCacatgtttatatgtgtatGTTGTGCAGGAGTTGGACAGGAAGTTCCAGCAAACTGCAGCCTACCGCAACATGAAGGAAATCCTGACCAAGAAAAACGAGCAGATCAAAGATATTAGAAAACGACTGCAGAGGTGAGCATCCATCAGTGAGATTAAAACTTTGGTattgtcatttcatttctggaaaAGATGGGTCTGAGCATTTTTCTAGacttcacatatgaagaacccAGCAGGAAATTGTCCGGGAGAATGTCCAGAATATCCGTCGAGCCTTTTctccaaaagctctcaaatcttgtcatctttccaagttgacagcTTTGTCAGCGTCTTCTCCTCAGTTAAGgatgttattttaatgttaatttagttatttttaatgttatttttaaataagtttGGACAGACGTGGACATAAATTATAACTTCTCTGATGGCGAGAGCATACGAGCAAAAGGCCTTAATTCTATATTACTCCTAAAACTGGCTTTCTCATCAAGATTTCTGTCTATTTTCTTATCTGTGCCGCTTCTCTGTTCCAGATACGAGCCCAACGAATGAGTTGTATCCAGGAGAGCTGGTTATACAGAGAGAGGACGGACCAGAACGTTTAATGACTGTGGTTTGGCCCAGAAACCATCAGTTCCTGTACTGTAAGACaagaaacacagatgaaagTGTCTCCTTGCTTCGTGTGGTGTCTTCAGTAGAGTTGGTAGCAGGGAAGTCGAAAGTAGGCCGAGCTGAATTCACAAATTAAATAGTCAGAAACGATAGCTTTCTCCAGCTGTGTTCATTTAGCCGTGTCTCAGTGTCAGAGTTCACTAACAGTAGCTAGCAGACTTCCCTCTGTGCTCTATGCAATTACCATCATGTCCGTGTTTGAAGAGGCCTTGTCCATTTTCTGAACAGACGCACTGTCTAAAGCTTCGCACTCGTATCTACTATCAGACGGATGTGGGTGACGTTTATCTTATTACGACTGGATTGTTGATTTTTAGTCGCCCTTTTGTAGTCAAAAATCCAAATCTGTTTATCGAGAGTTTCAAGCAAAACCCCAAGATATAGTTTTGTTTATTACTAGTGAGCAGCTTTTCAAATGCTTCCTGAccctttcatttttatttcaccaaacATTTAATagcattttacaaaaaatattttcagtgaCCTGACATTCTGTGAAAGTCTGATcactgaaaatacaaacaaaggtttttttttttataaatcttttttgttttgcacattgaATGATCCGGATAGCGATAGACTGATTTCCCTACATCCCCTTGAACAAAGGACATagaatattttgtgtgtgtattttcagttttgctgtgagtgacagagtgcaagtggaaacaaataaataaatctatacATGATGTTCATGAAGTAATGCTCTTGCAAAGTATGATACATCTTCCCTATATTACTCTagatgtgcatttgtttgtattgtgcAAAGTATGGGGTAATAAAAAGCTGTTACCAAATATATCATGTGTGGTCATTATCATATCtttgatctttttattttaaatatataatcatataCTTTCACATCTGTGGAAATATCTGATAAGAACAGAGTTTTCTAAAGATCTTAGTTTACTGGAATATGACTAATATCAGACTGTTTCCTTGTTCTTGAACGTGATAATAATGAGGATATTACAAAACTCAagatatgtttttattttttggaacTGACTGATTCAACAAGGGGGCGCTGTACTGCAAAAATACATGAGATACATGAATTACAACGATCTTATGCCTCCTTATGAACTTAAACAAATTCTGATCacttaattctttattttattaataatatacatatatacttaATAAGTGCATCACTTTGAAGTCTGAAGCGGATACAAGTGAGCTGTGGATCAATTGAAGTTTCAGTATGGCTTCATATATtaactgctttgtttttcaaactaTATTTTCCCATTACTGACTCACTGGTCAGAGCTCAGAGAAGAAAGTCGAGAGAAGTAAGGACGTTCTGTACATTCTTATTGGATGGAGAATGATATCTCTGAACTaatatgaagagagagaaatctcTAACAACAAGATATTTCatggtattttttaaatctgtattaGATAGTAAGAATAGAGCAAGTGGAGGTTAGACTCGATGCTGGGAACTGAGGGCTGCAAACACTCTTACCACACTGAGCAGGCCTTTTATTATGGTATGTTTACTGCTTCTGTATATTTTAATGCTGTAGCCTTTGTTACCTGCCAAAGGTTTTGTGATGTACATAGAGTGGCTGCTACAACTATACAGTTACTAAGATGAGACCAAACATTTCGAGCTGATTTTCTGAACAGTAGGAAACCAGAAGAGGTCGGATGCATTCTGCAGATATAAGTTAACATCAACACTCTGCAGTGAGGGATGAATAAAGGATCTGATCATGAGCACAATGAGGTTTTGTAGAGTAAAAAACAAGGTGGTCACTAATCAGTTAACTGTCACCCCCTTCGTAGTTTACAGTGAAACTCTTCAAGCCAGGGTTTTTACCTAAACCTCCAAAATACAGATCAGAAAAACAAACGAGCATCGTGTTCATTTGTTTACTGCATGTGTCtgtcattttttcatttttacaatttgcGTGCGTGCATCTGTTTCCTATGAGCCGCAGCTGAAGAGAAACCGTCACCATGATTTCAGAAGGGATGCAAAAAGCTGAACAGTTGTGTATCAGTGCATGAAATAAATCACAGCCAGCAGGTACACAGGAAGTGGTGCGACAGTCTCTCAGTTCCAAACCCGATCTCTCACTTGACAGTACTTTCCCACAATATGTGGCAAATGTAGATACGTGTCTGAGCGGCCCACTTGTTCACAGCAGCTTCCTGCTCCCTGTCACTGGGCATCAAACGGGTTTTCTCAGTTTCAATAGCAAGAGAATCTCTCCTGTTCTTTGGATTTTCTTTAGAATCATAAGGCAATGACGCACATTTCTGGATATGAGGTGATGTCCAGAGTACAGTCGGATACTtagaaacaataacaatgtgATTTTTAGCAGAACAACAGATGCGGTATAGTAGCTGTGTGGCAGAAATGGACTATAAAGATTGTACTGTACAAAATGAGATGACGTGCTCGTTAACCATGTTCAAGATAATTTTCTCAAATtcgcacaaaacacaaagtatgATGGGAAAAGCATCAGCTTTGTAGATATTTTGTCATAAACCAAAGCACAGCACAGATTAAAATTGGGGAAATTTGTCATTTAGATGGAAAGTGAAGGGATCAGCATTAGTAATCGAACTGTATACATGAACATGATACATGAACGTAGCAGTTTTGCATGTACAGTAAAGGTTCAGACGTTGACAGGTTTCATATCCAGTCCTGTGCAAAggtttcagacactttctttgTCTAGATTCGTATCCATCATGCAACGCAAGCAGGGAGACTGAAACAACCTGAAACATGCAGCCAGAGTCATAACAGAACGATCTTCAGCCTTCTCTTCACACGTCGTGTTTCATGCATCAGCACTTCAGACCAATACAACTGGGAAAAAACGGTTCCCAGGAGGAAAACACTCGTCTGTTtgggacacacacaccgttTCCCCCTGTGCCACGCTGtgatcaaaactgaaaaacacacaccaacagtccGAGGGCCCACACGCTGTTGCACCGAGGGTTCCCGACGGCGAGGAAGTGAATCTgtgccagacagagagagagagaggggccaGAACTTtgaagattcaagattcaagattcaagattcaagattcaagagtttattgtcatatgcacaacgattACATTGAGCAGTCgtttgcaatgaaatgcttgggtcacaggctctctttaACAATGCTCAGAATATTACAAGCAGAAAAAATATCgagtaaaataagataaaatagaatatcaaaatttaaaatagaaaataaaatatacatatctaaaatatatatatatacacctaaagaaaaagaaaaaaagaaaagaaaaacaatagtgcaagtgtgtgcaatatgcaatagtgcaaatatgctaaggtgcagagtaGTGGaattatgacagattggaggagtttaaaagtcttatggcctgggggatgaaactgtctctgagcctggtggtgcgggcccggatgctgcggtaccgtcggccagacggcagcaggcagaacagtttatggctggggtgatagggatctTTGATGATCCGGTTGgtcttcttcctacaccgctgggtgtagaggtcctccatggatggtagctccgtcctggtgatgtgctgtgcagacttcaccaccctctgtagagccttacggttcagggcggtgcagctgccgtaccaggcggtgatgcagccagtcaggatgctctctatggtgcacctgtagaaattgcagagaatcctggcatccatgttgagcctccgcagcctgcggaggaagaagagccgctgtctggccgtcttcctgatggagtctgtgtggtgggtccaggtcaggtcatcactgatgtggaccccgaggaacctgaagccgctgactcgctccaccgtagtcccgttgatggagaggggggcgtgttctagtccttgtctcttcctgtagtccactatcagctcctttgttttgctgacgttgagatggaggttgttgcCCTgacaccaagatgtcagggctctgacctcctctctgtaggccttctcatcgtcgccggtgatcaggcctatgacagtcgtgtcatcagcaaacttaacgatggaacagaacagagagtatatttaagggactgatatttatgagtgtgtgtaatttggtgcagatcaagataaaaatccagatctagtgaatttaaatgtgtaaattgcACAGGGccaaagaaacacacagtaTATTTAAATGTCCCTGAAAACCGGGAGCTTCACTAAAAGACTTTTCCACATTGATTCATTA harbors:
- the lztfl1 gene encoding leucine zipper transcription factor-like protein 1 isoform X2, with the translated sequence MAEFGFNEQHQSEVISYMRFARSKRLLRLKTIDSCFEELKDSRLVEETFTVDEVREMLDGLQVVVRGEVEMELINTAHTNVLLLRQLFSQAEKFYLRLQSDISELENRELLEQVAEFEKTDFKTTDKINQETNKPKLAPLNEGGVSELLNKEIARLQEENNKLKTRLRTLETQAMSALDERTRAERALKDLQKVQGEQQEINCLEDTVAALKEDYERSLNANAVSHKDLQENLISAKHELLRVQEQLTLAEKELDRKFQQTAAYRNMKEILTKKNEQIKDIRKRLQRYEPNE
- the lztfl1 gene encoding leucine zipper transcription factor-like protein 1 isoform X1; this encodes MAEFGFNEQHQSEVISYMRFARSKRLLRLKTIDSCFEELKDSRLVEETFTVDEVREMLDGLQVVVRGEVEMELINTAHTNVLLLRQLFSQAEKFYLRLQSDISELENRELLEQVAEFEKTDFKTTDKINQETNKPKLAPLNEGGVSELLNKEIARLQEENNKLKTRLRTLETQAMSALDERTRAERALKDLQKVQGEQQFAAQSQEINCLEDTVAALKEDYERSLNANAVSHKDLQENLISAKHELLRVQEQLTLAEKELDRKFQQTAAYRNMKEILTKKNEQIKDIRKRLQRYEPNE